In the genome of Thermoplasmata archaeon, one region contains:
- a CDS encoding peptidase zinc-dependent translates to MRLTLKPIGPVDRGVLARLADRLQEFGEVDTASVAPLPADGLERTRGQYRATRLFDVCLAEPGDRVLGVTEADLYEGELRSVFGYAQIEGRAAVISLARLRGRPPSARTPRRLLARTTARRHKRFLDRCEKEAVHELGHTLGLAHHDGHPECVMFYSERLSDTDRKGRTYCPACSDRADLILKRLGT, encoded by the coding sequence ATGAGGCTCACCCTGAAACCCATCGGGCCTGTGGATCGCGGTGTCCTGGCCCGCCTGGCCGATCGCCTCCAGGAGTTCGGCGAGGTGGACACGGCGTCCGTGGCGCCTCTTCCGGCCGACGGCCTTGAGCGGACCCGGGGACAGTACCGGGCCACCCGCCTCTTCGACGTGTGCCTCGCGGAACCCGGCGACCGCGTCCTCGGGGTCACGGAGGCCGACCTGTACGAGGGCGAGCTCCGGTCCGTGTTCGGGTACGCGCAAATCGAAGGACGCGCGGCCGTGATCTCCCTCGCGCGATTGCGTGGACGGCCGCCGAGCGCGCGCACGCCACGGCGGCTCCTGGCCCGCACGACCGCACGGAGGCATAAGAGGTTCCTCGACCGCTGCGAGAAGGAGGCGGTCCACGAGCTCGGTCACACGCTGGGGCTCGCCCACCACGACGGCCATCCGGAGTGCGTCATGTTCTACTCCGAGCGCCTCTCCGACACGGACCGCAAGGGCCGGACGTACTGCCCGGCCTGCTCGGACCGGGCGGACCTCATCTTGAAGCGCCTAGGAACGTGA